From the Desulfohalovibrio reitneri genome, one window contains:
- a CDS encoding 4Fe-4S binding protein, producing MTLIVRLPALLSCLLFGAHALRWGDPGLTACMLLLSAAVVMRRPWLRPVLAAALAWGLFVWLDTAVELTSVRRMLGQDWGRMAAILGGVFLLDAAALLALLSPLGHRAFGRPDGRAWARASAFLLTFLLLDVSRAMAPFEVLLADRFLPGWGRFEIGLLALYASWLTGHVLDPARHAKLRPVFWGFFSLVFFGQLALGLAGAESFLMTGQLHLPVPALILGGPLFRGDGFFMAILFASSVVLLGPAWCSHLCYIGAWDDASSRLADKDGQKRPASMGRLPLLGRGLTLLLTILAALGLRAAGVAGPTAIWLAVAFGLAGVGVMLFASRRRGAMVHCSTYCPMGLAGNLLGKLSPWRMAMDENCTACGRCAKACRYGALEPYDIASRRPGLSCTLCGDCVSACRHGSMAYRAHFLSPASARAAFLVLAVSLHAAFLGLARI from the coding sequence ATGACCCTGATCGTCCGCCTTCCCGCACTCCTCTCCTGCCTGCTCTTCGGAGCCCACGCCCTGCGCTGGGGCGATCCCGGCCTGACCGCCTGCATGCTCCTTTTATCTGCGGCCGTCGTCATGCGGCGGCCCTGGCTGCGCCCCGTGCTGGCCGCGGCCCTGGCCTGGGGGCTGTTCGTCTGGCTTGACACCGCGGTGGAGTTGACCTCGGTGCGCCGCATGCTGGGCCAGGACTGGGGCCGCATGGCCGCCATTCTGGGCGGGGTTTTCCTGCTGGACGCGGCCGCCCTGCTGGCCCTGCTCTCCCCGCTGGGCCATCGCGCCTTCGGCCGTCCGGACGGACGCGCCTGGGCACGAGCCTCCGCCTTCCTGCTGACGTTCCTTCTACTGGACGTCTCCCGCGCCATGGCCCCGTTCGAAGTGCTGCTGGCCGACCGCTTCCTGCCCGGCTGGGGACGGTTTGAGATCGGCCTGCTGGCCCTGTACGCCTCCTGGCTGACCGGACACGTGCTGGACCCCGCCCGCCACGCCAAACTGCGCCCTGTATTCTGGGGCTTCTTCTCCCTGGTTTTTTTCGGCCAACTCGCCCTAGGGCTGGCCGGGGCGGAATCATTCCTCATGACCGGGCAGCTGCACCTGCCAGTGCCCGCGCTCATTTTGGGCGGCCCCCTCTTCCGGGGGGACGGCTTCTTCATGGCCATCCTCTTCGCCTCGTCCGTGGTGCTGCTGGGTCCGGCCTGGTGCTCCCACCTGTGCTACATCGGCGCCTGGGACGACGCCTCCTCCCGGCTGGCGGACAAGGACGGGCAAAAACGCCCCGCGAGCATGGGCCGCCTGCCCCTGCTGGGCCGGGGCCTGACCCTGCTGCTAACCATCCTGGCCGCCCTCGGCTTGCGCGCGGCGGGCGTGGCCGGACCAACGGCCATCTGGCTGGCCGTGGCCTTCGGCCTGGCCGGAGTGGGCGTCATGCTCTTTGCCTCGCGCAGGCGCGGGGCCATGGTGCACTGTTCCACCTACTGTCCCATGGGACTGGCCGGGAACCTGCTGGGCAAACTCTCCCCCTGGCGCATGGCCATGGACGAAAACTGCACCGCCTGTGGCCGCTGCGCCAAGGCCTGCCGTTACGGCGCGCTTGAGCCTTACGACATCGCCAGCCGCCGCCCGGGGCTGTCCTGCACCCTGTGCGGCGACTGCGTGTCCGCCTGCCGCCACGGCTCCATGGCCTACCGAGCGCACTTCCTCTCCCCCGCCTCGGCCCGCGCCGC